A window from Chiloscyllium punctatum isolate Juve2018m chromosome 3, sChiPun1.3, whole genome shotgun sequence encodes these proteins:
- the ttc32 gene encoding tetratricopeptide repeat protein 32 produces the protein MDCRAALREAESQFQKQNFGTAEELYTRLILYCSDGEWKDKCCAEDLANAYNNRGQIKYLRVDFYEAMDDYTLAIQTKEDFEVPYYNRGLICYRLGLFDQALEDFRKTLTLNPDFKDARLSLEQTLIDKNEKASRGY, from the exons ATGGACTGTCGAGCTGCTCTGAGAGAAGCAGAATCCCAGTTCCAGAAACAGAACTTCGGGACTGCAGAAGAGCTTTATACCCGGCTCATTCTATACTGCTCAGACGGTGAATGGAAAGA TAAATGCTGTGCCGAGGACCTGGCTAATGCATACAACAACAGAGGACAAATCAAGTACTTAAGAGTAGATTTTTACGAAGCTATGGATGATTACACATTAGCAATTCAAACCAAAGAAGATTTTGAAGTTCCTTATTATAATCGAGGATTGATATGTTACAGACTAG GACTTTTTGACCAGGCATTGGAAGACTTCAGGAAAACACTGACTTTGAATCCAGATTTTAAAGATGCCAGATTGAGTCTTGAACAGACACTAATAGATAAGAATGAAAAAGCCAGCAGAGGATACTAG